A stretch of the Lolium perenne isolate Kyuss_39 chromosome 3, Kyuss_2.0, whole genome shotgun sequence genome encodes the following:
- the LOC127344438 gene encoding laccase-8: MEPAAAMIVLALCAAVAMAGARAAVVEHTFNVGATNMSQLCTESVIYTANKQLPGPTIEANEGDTVVVHVVNESPYSLSVHWHGIFQLLNGWADGAYLITDCSIQPSGNFTYQFNITGQEGTLWWHAHSSLLRATIYGALIIKPRNGTAGYPFTAPYGEIPIVFGEWWNKNVNDVEIDGHLTGLGPAISDALTINGMPGDHTSCKGAGVYEVQVASNKTYLLRIVNAALNVELFFKVARHNFTVVAVDASYTDPYTTDVIAIAPGQTVDALMTTLAPPRLYYMAATVFDSNTASIPFNNGTATGIIKYEGAPNETIASMPSMPAHNDVVTANNFYWSLTGLARSDDPAVPTAVNHSMVVEFGLDQEPCAPDQTKCKGYALVAFMNGYSFQLPKKVSLLNALFDDLTDVYSEDFPMSPPSLPTIRKATSVKKVMYNDVVEVVLQSKKYKSKVGTENHPIHLHGYNFFVLAQGLGRYDPTERSTFNLVNPQVRNTVAVPGGGWAVIRFKANNPGMWFMHCHLDAHVPLGLGMVFEVLDGPAPNILPPPPDGYPKCY; this comes from the exons ATGGAGCCGGCGGCAGCCATGATCGTGCTGGCTCTCTGCGCGGCCGTAGCGATGGCCGGGGCGCGCGCGGCGGTCGTGGAGCACACCTTCAAT GTGGGCGCCACGAACATGTCTCAGCTTTGCACGGAGAGTGTGATATACACGGCCAACAAGCAGTTGCCCGGACCGACCATAGAGGCCAACGAAGGCGATACAGTGGTCGTCCACGTTGTGAACGAATCGCCGTACTCGTTATCAGTGCACTG GCACGGCATATTTCAGTTGCTGAATGGCTGGGCCGACGGGGCGTACCTGATAACGGACTGCTCCATACAGCCTTCTGGCAACTTCACTTACCAGTTTAACATTACGGGCCAGGAGGGCACCCTGTGGTGGCACGCCCATTCCTCGCTCCTCCGAGCCACCATCTATGGCGCCCTCATCATAAAGCCCAGAAATGGCACCGCTGGCTACCCCTTCACGGCGCCGTATGGAGAAATCCCAATTGTATTCG GTGAGTGGTGGAACAAAAATGTGAACGATGTGGAGATTGATGGGCACTTGACCGGCCTAGGACCGGCTATTTCGGACGCGCTCACCATCAACGGCATGCCAGGGGACCACACTTCCTGCAAAG GTGCCGGTGTCTATGAAGTACAGGTAGCATCCAACAAGACCTACCTCCTCCGCATCGTCAACGCTGCTCTCAATGTCGAGCTCTTCTTCAAGGTGGCCCGCCACAACTTCACTGTGGTGGCCGTCGATGCGAGCTACACCGACCCCTACACCACTGACGTCATCGCCATCGCACCGGGGCAGACGGTGGATGCCCTCATGACCACCTTGGCGCCTCCGAGACTGTACTACATGGCGGCCACCGTGTTCGACAGCAATACTGCCTCGATCCCCTTCAACAACGGCACCGCCACCGGCATTATCAAGTACGAAGGAGCACCGAACGAAACCATTGCCTCCATGCCATCCATGCCGGCCCACAATGACGTGGTTACCGCCAACAACTTCTACTGGTCTCTCACCGGCTTGGCTCGATCGGACGACCCAGCCGTGCCAACAGCTGTGAACCATAGCATGGTTGTCGAGTTCGGTTTGGACCAGGAGCCATGCGCACCGGACCAGACGAAATGCAAGGGGTACGCGCTCGTGGCGTTCATGAATGGGTACTCGTTCCAGCTCCCGAAGAAGGTGTCGCTTCTCAATGCGCTCTTCGATGATCTAACGGATGTGTACTCGGAGGACTTCCCGATGTCCCCGCCGTCATTGCCGACGATCAGGAAGGCGACGTCCGTAAAGAAGGTGATGTACAACGACGTGGTGGAGGTGGTGCTGCAGAGCAAGAAGTACAAAAGCAAAGTTGGCACGGAGAACCACCCGATACACCTCCACGGGTACAACTTCTTCGTGTTGGCCCAGGGGCTCGGGCGCTATGACCCGACGGAGAGGAGCACATTCAACCTCGTGAACCCGCAGGTGCGCAACACGGTCGCCGTGCCAGGCGGCGGATGGGCTGTGATACGGTTCAAGGCAAATAATCCAG GTATGTGGTTCATGCACTGTCACTTGGATGCTCACGTGCCCTTGGGGCTGGGAATGGTATTTGAGGTGCTTGACGGTCCGGCCCCCAATATACTTCctccgcctcccgatggctacccGAAATGCTACTGA